The following nucleotide sequence is from Paenibacillus andongensis.
ATATCGCAATATGAATGTAACAGAGAAAGGGCTTTGCTGGCAGTTAAGCGATTCTGTTCGTCTAGTTTAAATAAATAATCACTTGATGCTAGTAATTGTTTATTTGAGTATTGTAGAATAGCGCAGGTCATTCCTTCCACTAAGTAACCGATTCTTTGCTTTTTATTTTTGGTTTTCTCAATTTTAAAGATGTTGCTTTCAAATTCAAAGTCTTTAATTCTGAGTGATACAATTTCAGATATTCTGCATCCAGTTGAAAGAAGAAGGGTGAAAAGCAGTAGATCCCTCTCAAGCATCGGGCTCTTCGTTATAATCGTATGCAGCAAACGTAAAAGTTCGTGCTTGGAAAGGGAACGATTAGGTCTTTTATTTGGTTTCAGGCTTTTGAAATCAAAAGAAAGCATAGGGATAGGGTTTTTAAATTTATAGTTTCGCTCTAGATATTGAAAAAAACTGCCTAAGGTGTAGCGGGTCTCTATGATGTGGAAGTAATTTAATGAACGAATTGATGTGAAATATTCATCCACTAATTTTGCATCTAGGGGGCCATAAAGACTCATTCCTGATAAATCTCTAAAAACATAAATACGTTCAAGATCGGTCGAGTCTATTGGCTGGTTTAACCGGGCAGAAAGAAAATCGCCAAACTCATTTAAATATTTCGTGTATTTCTGCTTAATCCGCTCTGTGAAGCTTGAATTTGTAATAAAACGATGAGCATCATCCTGGAAAACCCTCAATGGTTAACGTCCTCCTTAACTGTTTCTAACATCAACTTACCAAATTGAAAAGGGAAGTGTCTGTTTAGCTCGGCTAATATATCTTTTGGGAAAAGCTTGGTATAAATCGCCGTTGTTGCTGGATCATTATGTCCTAGAATTTGTTGAAGCACATGTATTGGCATTCCTCTGCGCAAACAGTTAACAGCAAAGGTATGTCTAAGGGAATGGACGGTAAAGGATTGGTTTAAATTCAGTTTGCGACATAGCTTACGAAACATTGATTCTACAGCCTCACGGGTTAACTTTGTTGGTCTGTGAGCTCCATAATCTTTTGTAAATATGTATCCGTTTAAATTGGGTTCAATATGGTCTACTCCGGTAATGTTAAGATAGTCAAGCAGGACGTCACGAACATTAGGATCTAATGGAACATGGCGTGATTTATTTCCTTTTCCGTTTCGGATAAGAAAGAACCCTTCTTTAAAATTAATGTCATTAATTTTTAAGTCAAGTGCCTCGCCTATTCTTACACCCGTTCCAGCCAAAAAAGTGAGTATGGCAAATGAACGGTATCCATTTGTTAGTTGAAGGGAGGCACTCAGCAGTTGCGATAGCTCTTCAGGATTCAGATATTTGGGAAGGGGGTTTGTTTTCTCCCATTCAAAATCTCTCCTAAAATCAGTACTGATAAGTCTTTGTTTAAAACAAAATTTGATCAGGCTGCGGATTATAGCAATGAAATTGTTAGTCGTATAGGGAGATAAAGTCGACGTGCTGTTCCGACCCTCATACGTCTGAAGAAATTCGTAGAGCAGGTCTTCATTAAGCTGTGTGACTTTAATTTCGGGATTTGTTACTTCAATGAAGTGTAAAAACTTTTTTAAGTATCCTCTGTAAAGTGCTAATGAATTAATGGATTTTTTCTTCTGTTGTACTTTGTCATCAAACCATTGCAAAAATCTGGGGATTGCTTCTGCAACAGCAATGTCTTTCAAAGTCTCTGCTTGTCTGTTAGAAGATTTTTGCACAAGATTACTGAAGTCATTTACGGAGATATTAAATGCTTGGCAGATTTCTATAATGTTATATTTCGGATTGATCTCGATACTCATGGGGGCTACTCCTTTTCTATTATGTGAGATAGGGCAGGGCATTAGAAACCAGTCTTTTAATGTTTCGGTAA
It contains:
- a CDS encoding tyrosine-type recombinase/integrase: MRVFQDDAHRFITNSSFTERIKQKYTKYLNEFGDFLSARLNQPIDSTDLERIYVFRDLSGMSLYGPLDAKLVDEYFTSIRSLNYFHIIETRYTLGSFFQYLERNYKFKNPIPMLSFDFKSLKPNKRPNRSLSKHELLRLLHTIITKSPMLERDLLLFTLLLSTGCRISEIVSLRIKDFEFESNIFKIEKTKNKKQRIGYLVEGMTCAILQYSNKQLLASSDYLFKLDEQNRLTASKALSLLHSYCDIAKIPHFTLHGTRHTFTTMMKEAGCDITTIQQILGHEPNHFKTTQRYIDENVLRNKGITVKENEELLHFLKTNKGNYQ
- a CDS encoding tyrosine-type recombinase/integrase, with the protein product MSIEINPKYNIIEICQAFNISVNDFSNLVQKSSNRQAETLKDIAVAEAIPRFLQWFDDKVQQKKKSINSLALYRGYLKKFLHFIEVTNPEIKVTQLNEDLLYEFLQTYEGRNSTSTLSPYTTNNFIAIIRSLIKFCFKQRLISTDFRRDFEWEKTNPLPKYLNPEELSQLLSASLQLTNGYRSFAILTFLAGTGVRIGEALDLKINDINFKEGFFLIRNGKGNKSRHVPLDPNVRDVLLDYLNITGVDHIEPNLNGYIFTKDYGAHRPTKLTREAVESMFRKLCRKLNLNQSFTVHSLRHTFAVNCLRRGMPIHVLQQILGHNDPATTAIYTKLFPKDILAELNRHFPFQFGKLMLETVKEDVNH